Proteins from one Niallia circulans genomic window:
- a CDS encoding TetR/AcrR family transcriptional regulator: protein MTEVKKDLRYIRTRKSIMDAFMMISEKKDFKDITVKDITTEAMINRATFYYHFVDKYDLLEKVLSEVFLINLNDELIKDYELKEEVIVNIFLAITSFHCSLSSRCHNGYEDTIARIIKEQLEIIFYKMLQRQSEREEKNRVASVMLSWGIYGAAIDWNKNSELPPEEYIKLVIPNLSRGFYM, encoded by the coding sequence ATGACGGAAGTAAAAAAAGATTTGCGATATATTCGCACTCGTAAATCAATTATGGATGCATTTATGATGATATCAGAGAAAAAAGACTTCAAGGATATTACCGTCAAAGATATTACAACAGAGGCTATGATTAACAGAGCAACGTTTTATTATCATTTTGTAGATAAATATGATTTATTAGAGAAGGTCTTGTCTGAAGTATTCCTAATTAACTTAAATGATGAATTAATAAAGGATTATGAACTAAAAGAAGAAGTAATAGTGAACATATTTTTAGCTATAACTAGCTTCCATTGTTCTTTATCAAGTCGTTGCCATAATGGATATGAAGACACGATAGCACGAATAATCAAGGAACAACTAGAGATTATCTTTTATAAAATGTTACAAAGGCAAAGTGAGAGAGAAGAAAAAAATAGAGTTGCTTCAGTTATGTTGAGTTGGGGAATATATGGAGCTGCTATTGATTGGAATAAAAATAGTGAATTACCACCGGAAGAGTATATTAAATTGGTTATTCCTAATTTATCTAGAGGGTTTTATATGTAA
- a CDS encoding DoxX family protein, producing MTISILVNVVQVLLFLFFIMTGTKIISGKMAEEFKRFGFPSIFNFLTGAFEIIGALGMLIGIWVPYVAVFAGLLLGGTMFVAALTLLVIVKDPFKKSVPAIILMILSIAVSSFYIF from the coding sequence ATTACTATTTCTATTTTAGTAAACGTTGTTCAAGTATTATTATTTTTATTTTTTATAATGACCGGAACCAAAATAATTTCCGGAAAAATGGCTGAAGAATTTAAGCGGTTTGGTTTTCCATCTATTTTTAATTTTCTTACTGGTGCTTTTGAAATAATAGGTGCTCTTGGTATGTTAATTGGTATTTGGGTTCCTTACGTTGCTGTATTTGCAGGATTACTATTAGGGGGAACTATGTTTGTTGCAGCACTTACTTTATTAGTAATAGTAAAAGACCCATTTAAAAAGTCAGTTCCAGCAATAATTTTAATGATTTTAAGTATAGCTGTAAGTTCATTTTATATTTTTTAA
- a CDS encoding TetR/AcrR family transcriptional regulator, whose amino-acid sequence MERLDPRVQRTRQLIVDAFFNLSKDKNIDGISVKDITVTANINRSTFYSHFGDKQDLISYISKEILIKGQFKDIKKQDSIDEETLILAVQAISNLRTRIFQLLGDNLNIFKTYCEPDIKQELTDALYCLLVKKHGEKPSCFIEATFLSWGIYGVADVCFVSPASCNVPISSLISNILDNKFISL is encoded by the coding sequence ATGGAAAGACTAGACCCTCGTGTACAAAGGACTAGACAGTTAATTGTTGATGCATTCTTTAATCTTTCAAAGGATAAAAATATTGATGGAATATCGGTTAAGGATATAACGGTTACTGCGAACATTAACCGTTCTACATTTTATAGCCATTTTGGTGATAAACAAGATCTTATAAGCTATATAAGTAAAGAAATTTTGATAAAAGGACAGTTTAAAGATATAAAGAAACAAGATTCTATTGATGAAGAGACTTTAATATTAGCAGTACAGGCTATTAGTAATCTAAGAACAAGAATTTTTCAATTATTAGGAGATAATCTCAATATATTTAAAACCTATTGCGAACCAGATATTAAACAGGAATTAACCGATGCTTTATATTGTCTATTAGTAAAAAAGCATGGGGAAAAGCCAAGCTGTTTTATAGAAGCAACGTTTTTAAGCTGGGGAATTTACGGAGTAGCAGATGTTTGTTTCGTATCACCAGCATCATGCAATGTTCCTATTAGTAGTTTAATTAGCAACATTCTGGATAATAAATTTATATCATTATAA
- a CDS encoding MarR family winged helix-turn-helix transcriptional regulator, producing the protein MESIHLDDYKTTLLLSKLSNQLSLKFSRVSSFNFTKFELLFKLLDNRFHTQTNLQKIVKIDNAAITRHLKVLEDEEYIIRERNPLNNREMMVRITPKGKKATLQCKKKINEFNKKLFSNFNEEDIENLLVLLEKMKLNLEDI; encoded by the coding sequence TTGGAGAGTATCCATCTAGATGACTATAAAACCACCTTATTGTTGAGTAAGCTTAGCAACCAATTGTCTTTGAAATTTTCAAGAGTTAGTAGTTTTAATTTCACAAAATTTGAGTTGCTTTTTAAATTACTTGATAATAGATTCCATACTCAAACAAACTTGCAAAAAATAGTCAAAATTGATAATGCAGCTATTACTAGACATTTAAAAGTATTGGAGGATGAGGAATATATTATTAGAGAGCGAAATCCGTTAAATAATAGAGAAATGATGGTTAGAATTACTCCAAAAGGTAAAAAGGCAACTTTGCAGTGCAAAAAGAAAATAAATGAATTTAACAAAAAATTGTTTAGCAATTTTAATGAAGAAGATATTGAAAATTTACTAGTTCTTCTTGAGAAGATGAAATTAAATTTGGAGGACATATAA
- a CDS encoding MarR family winged helix-turn-helix transcriptional regulator has protein sequence MELHDLIGYLVHRTDVKMTNYFTKRLKPFEVTPEQWGIISVLSKHEGTTQKELAAAIDKDQTTVARMIQSMEKKEIVQKKHNTQDKRSQNLFLTEKGHEIKNKILPVVIDAHKSVTNNLSDKEIQNLKELLNKLWDTRY, from the coding sequence ATGGAGTTACATGATTTAATTGGCTATCTTGTTCATCGAACAGATGTAAAGATGACTAATTATTTTACCAAGAGATTAAAGCCCTTCGAAGTTACTCCGGAGCAATGGGGAATCATTAGTGTGCTTAGTAAACATGAAGGGACAACACAAAAAGAATTGGCAGCAGCTATTGATAAAGATCAGACCACAGTAGCAAGAATGATACAGTCAATGGAGAAAAAAGAAATTGTACAAAAAAAACACAATACTCAAGATAAACGTTCTCAAAACCTTTTCTTAACTGAAAAGGGACATGAGATAAAAAACAAAATATTACCAGTAGTTATTGATGCTCATAAGTCTGTAACGAATAATTTAAGTGATAAAGAAATACAAAATCTAAAAGAGTTACTAAATAAATTATGGGACACCAGATATTAG
- a CDS encoding DsbA family oxidoreductase has protein sequence MDKNPMACDLETGICGVPGNDDMEVIDLNHSNKNIDLYYVTDPICSHCWALEPTLRRFISQYGHYFNFHTVMGGLLEKWEDFGDAANGISKPSDVAEHWKEVGVHSRMPIDGSLWVDNPIQSSFPPSRVYKVLQQRDKSLANAFLRRARESVFAFNLNIGDQAVLIDIVNKLGLDGASIVEEAQKETGRNLLKEDFRLAASLGVRGFPTIIMVNQENKGVKIVGARQLEYYIDGLKQALDQENIQPKVQPKLSDLLKEEKVLFSKEIEVMYDIDQAELSSFVKKELSSESYIQKEILGESYFLQAD, from the coding sequence ATGGACAAAAATCCTATGGCTTGTGATTTAGAAACAGGAATTTGTGGTGTACCTGGTAATGATGATATGGAAGTAATTGATTTAAATCATTCCAATAAAAATATTGATTTATATTACGTAACAGATCCTATTTGCTCTCATTGTTGGGCACTTGAACCTACACTTCGCCGTTTCATATCTCAATATGGTCACTACTTTAATTTCCATACTGTTATGGGAGGACTATTAGAGAAATGGGAAGACTTTGGTGATGCTGCAAATGGTATTTCTAAACCTTCCGACGTTGCAGAACATTGGAAAGAAGTGGGTGTACACAGCCGAATGCCAATAGATGGATCTCTTTGGGTGGACAACCCTATTCAATCTTCTTTCCCACCATCTAGAGTATATAAGGTTTTACAACAAAGAGATAAATCCTTAGCAAATGCATTTTTACGTCGTGCGAGGGAATCCGTATTTGCTTTCAATCTGAATATAGGGGATCAAGCTGTCCTCATTGATATAGTGAATAAGTTAGGACTTGATGGTGCATCCATTGTGGAGGAAGCACAAAAAGAAACTGGACGAAATCTCCTTAAAGAAGACTTCAGACTAGCTGCTAGTTTGGGTGTAAGAGGATTCCCTACTATTATCATGGTTAATCAAGAAAATAAAGGTGTCAAGATTGTTGGAGCACGTCAACTAGAATATTATATAGACGGTTTAAAACAAGCACTCGATCAAGAAAATATTCAACCTAAGGTTCAACCTAAACTTTCTGACCTATTGAAGGAAGAAAAGGTATTATTCTCGAAAGAAATCGAAGTCATGTACGATATTGATCAAGCAGAATTATCATCATTTGTTAAAAAGGAACTTTCTTCTGAAAGCTATATTCAAAAAGAAATACTAGGTGAGTCCTATTTTCTACAAGCAGATTAA
- a CDS encoding thioredoxin family protein, whose amino-acid sequence MKTEQQYFEEGLSIQQYMNDMSTLKAESFSIYERFTLPADGFSTELEKHQLQFLVITEDWCGDAMVINPIIRKIAEESNHEMKVVSRDKDTDLIDRHLTNNGRAIPIVLFLNTQGELIGRWGPRAPEVQAIVDGIREGNLSEEEQREAIMDLRKRYTKDEKIWFYIYNSFKEALLNIIKLEKG is encoded by the coding sequence GTGAAAACGGAGCAACAGTATTTCGAAGAAGGATTATCTATTCAACAGTATATGAATGATATGAGTACATTAAAGGCCGAAAGTTTTTCGATATATGAGCGTTTTACATTACCAGCTGATGGATTTTCTACTGAGCTGGAGAAACATCAACTTCAATTTTTAGTCATAACAGAAGATTGGTGTGGCGATGCAATGGTGATAAATCCAATTATTCGTAAGATAGCAGAAGAATCAAACCATGAGATGAAAGTTGTATCAAGAGATAAAGATACAGATTTAATTGATCGTCATTTAACAAATAATGGTCGTGCTATACCAATCGTTTTGTTTTTAAATACACAAGGTGAACTAATAGGAAGATGGGGACCACGGGCTCCAGAGGTTCAAGCAATTGTGGATGGTATAAGAGAAGGAAACCTTTCTGAAGAAGAACAAAGAGAAGCTATAATGGATTTAAGGAAACGATATACTAAAGACGAGAAAATTTGGTTTTATATTTACAATAGTTTTAAAGAGGCGTTACTTAATATTATAAAACTTGAAAAAGGGTGA
- a CDS encoding HesB/YadR/YfhF family protein — protein MNIEISEKALQWFVEEVGLEEGNKVRFFTQIYGTSPIQEGYALAFTIDNSPRDVTVYTVAGEITFFVEEADLWFFNGHNLYVDYNADKDELEYKYLRP, from the coding sequence ATGAATATCGAGATAAGTGAAAAGGCATTGCAATGGTTTGTAGAAGAAGTAGGTTTAGAGGAGGGGAATAAAGTAAGGTTTTTTACCCAAATTTACGGAACAAGTCCTATTCAAGAAGGTTATGCACTAGCCTTTACAATTGATAACAGTCCTAGAGATGTTACTGTGTATACAGTAGCAGGTGAAATAACGTTTTTTGTAGAAGAAGCAGATCTATGGTTTTTCAATGGTCACAATTTATATGTCGATTATAATGCGGATAAAGATGAATTGGAATATAAGTATCTAAGACCTTAA
- a CDS encoding NADPH-dependent FMN reductase: MLNIGIITGSTREVRVGDQVAEWVKGLADQRTDATFEIVDIKDFNLPLYNEPVPAAFTNDYQTPEAKPWSKKINELDGFVFVTPEYNRNITSALKNAIDYLSAEFHNKAAGIVSYGSAGGTTAANQLRLVLSVPQVATVSTQPALSIFTDFENMNKFTPGDFHQQTVQTMLDQVVSWSSALKTIRK; this comes from the coding sequence ATGTTAAACATTGGAATTATAACTGGAAGTACAAGAGAAGTAAGAGTTGGAGATCAAGTAGCTGAATGGGTTAAAGGGTTGGCAGACCAAAGAACAGATGCTACTTTTGAAATTGTAGACATTAAAGATTTCAACCTGCCACTTTATAATGAACCAGTCCCTGCTGCTTTCACAAATGATTATCAAACACCAGAAGCAAAACCATGGTCTAAGAAGATAAATGAATTAGATGGTTTTGTTTTTGTAACACCAGAGTACAACCGTAATATCACTTCTGCTTTAAAAAATGCAATCGATTATCTAAGTGCTGAATTCCATAATAAAGCTGCAGGAATTGTAAGTTATGGATCAGCTGGCGGTACTACAGCAGCAAATCAACTTAGATTAGTACTATCAGTTCCTCAAGTGGCTACAGTATCAACGCAACCAGCTTTGAGTATTTTTACTGATTTTGAAAACATGAATAAGTTTACACCTGGAGACTTTCATCAACAAACTGTACAAACTATGTTAGACCAAGTTGTATCATGGTCTTCTGCTTTAAAAACAATTAGAAAGTAA
- a CDS encoding DUF1516 family protein gives MNFFQNNVNIFSGMHQGSWALLFILFFVTYFLYIKTKNRLATIMHMILRLFYVIMLFSGAGLVIAYDYVTFYVIKGIIAVIMVALMEISCVRAKKGKNNLYAFYSGSALLIVVILMGFRVISF, from the coding sequence ATGAATTTCTTCCAAAACAATGTGAATATTTTTAGTGGAATGCATCAAGGTTCTTGGGCATTACTTTTCATTCTGTTTTTTGTAACATACTTTCTATATATTAAAACAAAAAACAGACTAGCAACTATTATGCATATGATACTTAGATTGTTTTATGTTATCATGCTTTTTTCAGGAGCCGGATTGGTTATAGCATATGACTACGTAACTTTCTATGTAATTAAGGGAATAATCGCAGTTATAATGGTAGCATTAATGGAAATTAGCTGTGTGAGGGCCAAAAAAGGGAAAAACAATTTGTACGCTTTTTATAGTGGTAGTGCCTTATTAATTGTTGTTATCTTAATGGGCTTCCGTGTTATTTCCTTTTGA
- a CDS encoding monooxygenase codes for MSYILQVDFKMQGPFGDEMAQAFSGLAESINKEEGFLWKIWTENQETSEAGGIYCFQTKENAANYLEMHTKRLVDLGVNDINAKIFSINSKLTKITKGLY; via the coding sequence ATGTCATATATTTTACAGGTTGATTTTAAGATGCAAGGTCCCTTTGGAGATGAGATGGCCCAGGCTTTTTCCGGTCTGGCGGAAAGCATTAACAAAGAAGAAGGATTTCTTTGGAAGATTTGGACGGAGAATCAGGAAACAAGTGAAGCTGGAGGCATCTATTGCTTTCAAACAAAAGAAAACGCTGCTAACTATTTAGAAATGCATACTAAACGATTAGTTGATTTAGGAGTAAATGATATAAACGCAAAGATTTTCTCCATTAATTCTAAATTAACTAAAATAACAAAAGGTTTATATTAG